One Thermovirga sp. DNA window includes the following coding sequences:
- the rimM gene encoding 16S rRNA processing protein RimM: MIIGRVLGAHGIRGEIKVLPLTDFPDRFLGMERLEVFRPVGKCVASLTVRSIRFHEAKGLFLVETEEIGDRDKAGGLQGGFVMVKSSERVPLPEGSYWVEDVVGLKVVSSGTGEEIGKVEDVLQTGAHDVYSVRTTRGDVRMLPAVREVVLRISLKERIMEVRPLEGLWD, from the coding sequence GTGATCATAGGACGTGTCCTCGGGGCCCATGGGATCAGGGGCGAGATCAAGGTCCTTCCGCTCACTGATTTTCCGGATCGGTTCCTCGGCATGGAAAGGCTGGAGGTTTTTCGCCCGGTGGGGAAGTGCGTCGCCTCGCTCACGGTGAGGTCCATCAGGTTCCACGAGGCGAAGGGGCTGTTTCTCGTCGAAACGGAGGAGATCGGTGATCGCGATAAGGCCGGGGGCCTCCAGGGCGGATTCGTGATGGTGAAGTCGTCCGAAAGGGTGCCTTTGCCGGAAGGAAGTTACTGGGTCGAGGACGTGGTGGGTCTTAAGGTCGTTTCGTCCGGCACCGGAGAAGAGATCGGCAAGGTGGAGGATGTGCTCCAAACCGGAGCCCATGATGTTTACTCGGTGAGGACGACCCGGGGCGACGTCAGGATGCTCCCCGCTGTGCGCGAAGTGGTACTCCGGATCTCGCTTAAGGAGAGGATCATGGAAGTCAGGCCATTGGAGGGACTCTGGGACTGA
- a CDS encoding KH domain-containing protein: MPDYEELVNFIVRNIVTDPDAVTVTSQRSSGGVVRVTISVSRDDMGRLIGKRGVTINAIRMVARAAAVKPGEKVEVDILED; the protein is encoded by the coding sequence ATGCCGGATTACGAAGAGCTCGTGAACTTCATCGTCAGGAATATCGTTACCGATCCTGACGCCGTGACGGTGACGTCACAAAGGAGCAGCGGCGGGGTTGTAAGGGTAACGATAAGTGTTTCAAGGGATGATATGGGGCGACTTATCGGTAAGCGCGGCGTTACGATCAATGCGATCAGAATGGTTGCCCGGGCGGCCGCCGTCAAACCCGGCGAGAAAGTAGAAGTGGATATCCTGGAAGACTGA